In a genomic window of Flavobacterium lipolyticum:
- a CDS encoding aminotransferase class I/II-fold pyridoxal phosphate-dependent enzyme: protein MVKDLFERIQDNKGPLGKWASQAEGYYVFPKLEGELGPRMTFHGKNILNWSLNDYLGLANHPEVRKADTDAAAQYGAAYPMGARMMSGHTTYHEQLENELASFVMKESAYLLNFGYQGMVSIIDALVTKNDIIVYDVDSHACIIDGVRLHMGKRFTYKHNDLESMEKNLQRATKMAQETGGGILFITEGVFGMRGQQGKLKEIVAMKQKYNFRLLVDDAHGFGTLGKTGAGAGEEQGVQDEIDVYFSTFAKSMANIGAFVAADKTVIDYLKYNLRSQMFAKALPMIQTIGSLKRLELLRNSSEIKDKLWENVNALQNGLREKGFNIGDTNTCITPVYLEGSIPEAMVMVNDLRENYGIFLSIVVYPVIPKGIILLRMIPTASHTLADIDETLTAFEAIREKLVNGTYKEIAERTTVDVS from the coding sequence ATGGTAAAAGATTTATTCGAAAGAATTCAGGACAATAAAGGACCATTAGGAAAATGGGCTTCTCAGGCAGAAGGTTATTATGTTTTCCCAAAGTTAGAAGGAGAGTTGGGTCCTAGAATGACATTTCACGGAAAAAATATTCTAAACTGGAGTTTAAATGATTATTTAGGCTTGGCTAATCATCCTGAAGTTCGTAAGGCAGATACTGATGCAGCAGCTCAATATGGAGCGGCATATCCTATGGGAGCTCGTATGATGTCCGGACACACTACTTATCATGAGCAATTAGAAAATGAATTGGCTTCTTTTGTAATGAAAGAATCGGCTTATTTATTAAACTTCGGATATCAGGGAATGGTGTCAATCATTGATGCTTTGGTTACTAAAAATGATATTATTGTATACGATGTAGATTCGCACGCTTGTATTATTGACGGTGTTCGTTTACACATGGGAAAACGTTTTACTTACAAACACAACGATCTTGAAAGCATGGAGAAAAATCTTCAGCGTGCTACAAAAATGGCTCAGGAAACGGGTGGAGGTATTTTATTTATTACTGAAGGTGTTTTTGGAATGCGTGGACAGCAAGGAAAATTGAAAGAAATTGTTGCCATGAAACAAAAATACAATTTCCGTTTGTTAGTGGATGATGCACATGGTTTTGGTACACTTGGAAAAACAGGAGCCGGAGCAGGAGAGGAGCAGGGAGTTCAGGATGAAATTGATGTTTATTTCTCTACTTTTGCAAAATCGATGGCTAATATAGGAGCTTTCGTAGCGGCTGATAAAACTGTAATTGATTACTTAAAATATAACTTACGTTCACAAATGTTTGCTAAAGCATTACCAATGATTCAAACTATTGGTTCATTGAAACGTTTGGAGTTGTTGCGTAATTCCTCTGAAATTAAAGATAAACTTTGGGAGAACGTAAACGCGTTGCAAAACGGTTTAAGAGAAAAAGGATTTAATATTGGAGATACGAATACTTGTATTACTCCGGTTTATTTGGAAGGAAGTATTCCTGAAGCGATGGTAATGGTAAACGATTTAAGAGAGAATTATGGTATTTTCCTTTCTATTGTGGTTTATCCGGTAATTCCAAAAGGGATTATTTTGTTGAGAATGATTCCAACAGCTTCTCATACCTTAGCTGATATTGATGAAACCTTAACTGCTTTTGAAGCCATTCGAGAGAAATTAGTAAACGGAACTTATAAAGAAATCGCTGAACGTACCACTGTTGACGTTTCGTAA
- a CDS encoding GTP cyclohydrolase — translation MITIKEAITKKELTDYIKFPFSIYKDNAYWVPPIVADELESFDKTKNPAFDNAEAYFYLAYRNNEIVGRITAIINWSEVNDQHKRKVRFGWFDAIDDIEVTKALLDKVYELGKKHNLEHVEGPMGFSNLDKVGVLTDGYDQMGTMITWYNHPYYVTHFEQLGFQVEKEYLESIFPFSNVKPEFFLKAQELIKKRYGLRSLTFTKTKDIMPHVDKMFDLFNDSYAKLASFVAISDVQKEYFKKKYISFINPEYIKFVVDKDDNLVAFSIVMPSFSEALQKAKGKLFPFGFIHLLRARKKSKDVVFYLIGVHPEYQNKGVTAIIFDEYYKTFSEKGIQNCIRTPELADNTAIHLLWKNFDPKVHCQRKTYLKYL, via the coding sequence ATGATTACAATTAAAGAAGCCATAACCAAAAAGGAATTAACTGACTATATCAAATTTCCGTTTTCAATCTACAAAGACAATGCATACTGGGTCCCCCCTATTGTGGCAGATGAATTAGAGTCATTTGACAAAACTAAAAACCCTGCTTTTGACAATGCCGAAGCTTATTTTTATCTGGCTTACAGAAACAATGAAATAGTAGGGCGAATTACAGCTATCATCAACTGGTCTGAGGTAAATGACCAACATAAAAGAAAAGTTCGATTTGGATGGTTTGATGCAATAGACGACATCGAAGTCACAAAGGCCTTGCTGGATAAAGTTTACGAATTGGGAAAAAAACACAATCTGGAGCACGTTGAAGGCCCGATGGGATTCTCGAATCTGGACAAAGTTGGTGTTCTTACAGATGGTTATGATCAAATGGGAACTATGATTACATGGTACAACCATCCCTATTATGTGACACATTTTGAGCAGTTAGGTTTTCAGGTTGAAAAAGAGTACCTCGAAAGCATCTTCCCTTTTTCAAATGTGAAACCTGAATTTTTCCTTAAAGCACAAGAACTTATCAAAAAAAGGTATGGCTTACGCTCATTGACTTTTACCAAAACAAAAGACATCATGCCTCATGTCGACAAAATGTTTGATTTGTTTAATGATTCATACGCCAAATTAGCTTCGTTTGTAGCGATTTCGGATGTTCAGAAAGAATACTTCAAAAAGAAATACATCAGCTTTATCAATCCGGAATACATCAAGTTTGTGGTTGACAAAGACGATAATTTAGTTGCCTTTAGCATTGTAATGCCAAGCTTTTCTGAAGCTTTACAGAAAGCAAAAGGAAAATTATTCCCGTTTGGATTTATTCATTTACTAAGAGCCCGTAAAAAGAGTAAAGATGTTGTTTTTTACCTGATTGGGGTACACCCCGAGTATCAAAACAAAGGAGTTACCGCTATTATTTTTGATGAATATTACAAAACATTTTCAGAAAAAGGAATTCAAAACTGTATCAGAACACCTGAATTAGCTGATAACACAGCCATTCATTTACTTTGGAAAAATTTCGACCCAAAAGTACACTGCCAGAGAAAAACGTATTTAAAATACTTGTAA
- a CDS encoding transporter translates to MLKNKNFVTAALCLLPQLFFAQYTDVINSNRPGETMSAYAVGKSVIQAELGVYGIKEKHNLLDYDANGFGTDLTIRYGAFLEKLELIADIQYQMENFDTPYTSYKKNNFRQTVLGAKYLIYDPYKNYKKEANIYSYKANRSFNWHELIPAVSLFAGANFVGKDNPYSFSPQSSISPKVMLITQNLFGGGKWVFVTNIIADYISTDYPSYGYVLTLTRGFNDKWSGFIENQGYKSDFYSDAIVRGGAAYLINPNLQVDASVSTNFKNTPSILYGGVGVSWRYDGRYKENQLQTKREDRAKKNKDNKMEQREIDYQAKERKRKSKYE, encoded by the coding sequence ATGTTAAAAAATAAAAACTTTGTTACTGCAGCTCTTTGTTTATTACCTCAATTATTTTTTGCGCAGTACACTGATGTCATCAATTCAAACCGTCCTGGTGAAACGATGTCAGCCTATGCCGTTGGAAAATCAGTTATACAGGCAGAACTTGGTGTATATGGCATCAAAGAAAAACACAATCTGCTGGATTATGACGCCAATGGTTTTGGTACAGACCTGACCATTCGTTATGGTGCTTTTTTAGAAAAACTGGAACTTATTGCGGACATACAGTACCAAATGGAAAATTTTGATACGCCCTACACAAGTTATAAAAAAAACAATTTCAGACAAACGGTTTTAGGAGCCAAATATCTGATTTATGACCCCTATAAAAATTACAAAAAAGAAGCCAATATTTACAGCTATAAAGCCAATCGCAGCTTTAACTGGCACGAGTTAATTCCTGCCGTTTCGTTATTTGCCGGTGCTAATTTTGTGGGTAAAGACAATCCTTATTCTTTCTCTCCACAATCGAGTATTTCTCCAAAAGTCATGTTAATCACTCAAAATCTATTTGGCGGTGGAAAATGGGTTTTCGTAACCAATATTATTGCCGATTATATTTCAACAGACTACCCGAGCTACGGCTATGTGCTTACTCTTACACGCGGATTTAATGACAAATGGTCCGGCTTTATCGAAAATCAGGGTTATAAAAGTGACTTTTACAGCGATGCCATTGTTCGTGGCGGAGCAGCTTACCTAATTAACCCTAACCTTCAGGTGGATGCATCTGTAAGTACCAATTTCAAAAATACGCCTTCTATATTGTATGGAGGAGTTGGGGTTTCCTGGCGCTATGACGGACGTTATAAAGAAAATCAACTGCAAACTAAACGTGAAGACAGAGCCAAAAAGAATAAAGACAACAAAATGGAGCAAAGAGAAATCGATTACCAGGCAAAAGAACGAAAACGTAAATCGAAATATGAATAA
- a CDS encoding DUF4834 family protein — translation MDLLILKKNYMIMQEASFVNLIKTIMWIVAFYYIFKFLARIFLPVLVKKAVEKAGENFQRQQQYSQDNTWQKTRNNNDEIIINTANAKNPRETKKVGDYVDYEEID, via the coding sequence ATGGATTTATTAATTTTGAAAAAAAATTATATGATCATGCAAGAAGCATCTTTTGTAAATCTGATTAAAACGATAATGTGGATCGTTGCGTTTTATTATATTTTTAAATTTTTAGCACGAATCTTTTTGCCGGTATTGGTAAAAAAAGCAGTAGAAAAAGCTGGAGAGAATTTTCAAAGACAACAACAATATAGTCAGGATAATACATGGCAAAAAACACGTAATAATAACGATGAAATTATTATCAATACCGCCAATGCAAAAAATCCTCGTGAAACCAAAAAGGTTGGCGATTATGTTGATTACGAAGAAATAGATTAA
- a CDS encoding YfhO family protein, producing the protein MKIVNKFYPHALVILGFILVSLIYFYPVLQGKQIFQSDIAQYTGMAKEQNDFRATEHSEPYWTNSAFGGMPTYQLGANYPNDFVGKLDDALRFLPRPADYLFLYFLGFYGLLLVLKTDPLKAFIGAIAFGFSTYLIIILGVGHNAKAHAIAYMPLVIAGFILVFQKKYIWGGLLTMFAVALEVNANHFQMTYYLLIFLLILSAYFAFNFIKEKEYKSLLTAIGVLSVAGIFAIGANATNLLATSEYAKFSTRSNSELTFNPDGSKKTNENALSREYITEYSYGIAESFNLIAPRLFGGSNHENVGTDSRMYSFMIEQGVPSEQAQDFVSGMPTYWGDQPIVAAPAYIGVVVFFLAVLALFIDDRKIKYVFFTGALVSLILSWGKNFALLTDFFIDYVPMYDKFRAVSSIQVILELCFPVLAVMGLQSFFKAKEEPKLQQKALVQTGVFGLGVVLILVLAKSMFHFTGSSDNYFLESYGPAFVDALKEDRKSLYSADLLRSGFFIVITFGILWLFIKNKLAQNTTLIIVGLLMIFDLFFVDKKYVSAKDFVSPVQIAAPFQETPSDAQILKDTTHYRVFEVSGNMSSARASYFHHSLGGYHAAKPRRIQQLFDYQIAKNNVEVLDMLNVKYIIQTDKEGKEFPTVNPNANGNAWFVSTVKLVNKPDDVMKALDHIDTKTVAVFNVREHEGKFRNARMKKQWDTTGTIQVVQYKPNYIKYKSNNGKDGLAVFSEIYYKNGWNAYIDGKLTDHFPVDYVLRAMEIPGGEHTIEFKFEPQVVKTGSVITLASCIGMLLLLIGGLYFERKKAKA; encoded by the coding sequence TTGAAAATAGTAAATAAGTTCTATCCGCATGCCCTTGTTATTCTGGGCTTTATCCTCGTTTCTTTAATTTATTTTTACCCGGTTTTACAAGGAAAACAAATTTTCCAATCGGATATTGCTCAATATACCGGAATGGCTAAAGAGCAAAACGATTTTAGAGCTACAGAACATTCTGAACCTTATTGGACAAATTCTGCGTTTGGGGGTATGCCAACTTATCAGCTGGGAGCTAATTATCCTAATGATTTTGTGGGTAAATTAGACGATGCTTTACGTTTTCTTCCTCGTCCTGCCGATTATTTATTTTTATATTTCTTAGGCTTTTATGGACTCTTATTGGTTTTAAAAACCGATCCTTTAAAAGCATTTATCGGGGCAATTGCCTTTGGTTTTTCTACTTACCTGATTATCATTCTTGGTGTTGGACATAATGCAAAAGCTCATGCTATTGCCTACATGCCGCTTGTTATCGCCGGATTCATACTCGTTTTTCAAAAAAAGTACATTTGGGGAGGTCTGCTTACCATGTTTGCGGTTGCATTAGAAGTGAATGCCAATCACTTTCAAATGACGTATTACTTACTGATTTTCTTATTGATCCTTTCAGCTTATTTTGCTTTTAATTTTATCAAAGAAAAAGAATATAAATCGCTTTTAACTGCTATCGGTGTTTTGTCCGTAGCCGGAATTTTTGCTATCGGAGCCAATGCTACTAATTTGTTGGCAACCAGTGAATACGCTAAATTTAGTACCCGTAGTAACAGCGAATTAACTTTTAATCCCGATGGTTCTAAAAAGACCAATGAAAATGCACTAAGCCGTGAATATATTACAGAATACAGTTACGGAATTGCTGAAAGTTTTAATTTAATCGCTCCAAGACTTTTTGGTGGTTCAAACCATGAAAATGTAGGAACAGACAGTCGTATGTATTCCTTTATGATTGAGCAGGGAGTACCGTCAGAACAGGCACAGGATTTTGTGTCGGGAATGCCGACGTATTGGGGAGATCAGCCTATAGTGGCAGCTCCGGCTTATATTGGAGTTGTGGTTTTCTTTTTAGCAGTTTTAGCTTTATTTATTGATGATCGAAAAATAAAATATGTGTTTTTCACAGGAGCATTAGTATCGCTAATACTTTCCTGGGGGAAAAACTTCGCGTTACTGACAGACTTCTTTATCGATTACGTTCCAATGTATGATAAGTTTAGAGCAGTGTCTTCGATTCAGGTTATTCTTGAATTGTGTTTTCCTGTTTTGGCTGTTATGGGATTACAATCCTTTTTCAAAGCTAAAGAAGAGCCTAAATTGCAACAGAAAGCCCTGGTACAGACTGGTGTTTTCGGATTAGGTGTTGTTTTGATTTTAGTATTGGCTAAAAGCATGTTTCATTTTACGGGCAGCAGTGATAATTATTTCTTAGAAAGTTACGGGCCTGCTTTTGTAGATGCTTTAAAAGAAGACAGAAAGAGTTTGTATTCTGCTGATTTATTGCGATCCGGCTTTTTTATCGTGATTACTTTTGGAATCCTTTGGTTGTTCATCAAAAATAAACTGGCTCAGAATACGACCTTGATTATCGTTGGTCTTTTAATGATTTTTGATTTATTTTTTGTAGATAAAAAATATGTATCAGCCAAAGATTTTGTGAGCCCGGTACAAATTGCTGCGCCATTTCAGGAAACACCTTCTGATGCTCAGATTTTAAAAGATACGACTCATTACAGAGTTTTTGAAGTAAGCGGAAACATGTCAAGTGCACGTGCTTCTTATTTTCACCACTCTTTAGGCGGATATCATGCCGCAAAACCAAGAAGAATACAGCAGCTTTTTGACTATCAGATTGCAAAAAACAATGTCGAAGTTTTAGACATGTTAAACGTAAAATATATCATACAAACGGATAAAGAAGGAAAAGAGTTTCCAACAGTAAATCCGAATGCTAATGGAAATGCATGGTTTGTAAGCACTGTTAAACTGGTAAATAAACCGGATGATGTAATGAAAGCATTGGATCATATCGATACTAAAACGGTAGCGGTTTTCAACGTTCGTGAGCATGAAGGTAAGTTTAGAAATGCCCGAATGAAAAAACAGTGGGATACTACAGGAACTATCCAGGTAGTACAGTACAAGCCTAACTACATTAAGTACAAATCAAATAACGGAAAAGATGGTTTGGCTGTTTTTTCTGAGATCTATTATAAGAATGGTTGGAATGCCTATATTGATGGTAAACTTACGGATCATTTCCCTGTAGATTATGTTTTAAGAGCTATGGAAATTCCGGGTGGCGAACATACTATCGAATTTAAATTTGAACCACAGGTTGTTAAAACAGGAAGTGTAATTACATTGGCAAGTTGCATCGGAATGTTACTGCTTTTGATTGGCGGGCTCTATTTTGAAAGGAAAAAGGCAAAAGCTTAA
- a CDS encoding nucleotidyltransferase → MNEQIIAIWRSFFENKVKYITIGGFAVNIYGYNRNTGDIDIYLEDTVENRINLRKALKSINLGDFETIETMQFIPGWSDFTLNFGLRLDIMTAVKGLEDKSFTSLLEDATVVMIGETPVYFIDYDNLIVAKKAANRPKDILDIEELGKLNDEKGKNI, encoded by the coding sequence ATGAATGAGCAAATAATAGCTATTTGGCGTAGTTTTTTTGAAAACAAAGTTAAATATATAACTATTGGTGGCTTTGCTGTAAATATCTACGGATATAATAGGAATACTGGAGATATTGATATTTATTTAGAAGATACTGTTGAAAATCGAATTAATTTAAGGAAAGCACTAAAATCAATTAATCTCGGAGATTTTGAGACCATTGAAACTATGCAGTTTATTCCTGGATGGAGTGATTTTACATTAAATTTTGGTTTGCGATTAGATATTATGACAGCTGTTAAAGGCTTAGAGGATAAATCTTTTACTTCTTTATTAGAAGATGCTACAGTTGTAATGATAGGTGAAACCCCAGTTTATTTTATTGATTATGATAATTTAATTGTTGCTAAAAAAGCCGCTAACAGACCGAAAGATATTTTAGATATTGAGGAGCTTGGAAAATTGAATGACGAAAAAGGAAAAAATATTTAG
- a CDS encoding glycosyltransferase family 4 protein, with product MEQKKLLIITYYFPPAGGPGVQRWLKFVKYLPEFGIKPIVYVPENPTYPIVDEGLVNEISDKVVILKNRIWEPYQLASVFSKNKTKKISSGIFPHKKKQTFLDKTFLWVRGNLFIPDARVFWVKPSVAYLEKYIKENDIDTIVTSGPPHSLHLIGLELKEKLNVKWFADFRDPWTTIGYHKALRLSGYAAKKHKNLEHKVLNSADTIIVTSKTTKVEFEAITNKRISVITNGYDIENVEKQTLDTKFTLAHIGSFLSDRNPRFLWECLVELLQEVPEFKSHLEIKLIGAVSQEVLDAITEFDLKNYLNLLGYVSHHEAIAHQKKSQVLLLIEINSEDTKSIIPGKLFEYMVSNRPIIAIGPQGSDFADIIKETNTGVFFDYSEKAKLKSVILDFYNQFLEGKLQANGVGLQQYSRKNLTKQLAQLIN from the coding sequence TTGGAACAAAAAAAACTCTTAATTATTACCTATTATTTTCCACCAGCTGGAGGACCAGGTGTACAGCGTTGGTTAAAATTTGTAAAGTATTTACCCGAATTTGGCATAAAGCCGATAGTTTATGTTCCAGAAAACCCAACCTATCCAATTGTTGATGAAGGTCTGGTTAATGAGATTTCCGATAAAGTAGTAATCCTTAAAAACAGAATTTGGGAGCCCTATCAGCTGGCTTCTGTTTTTTCAAAGAATAAAACAAAGAAAATTAGTTCGGGAATTTTTCCACATAAGAAGAAACAAACCTTTTTAGACAAAACTTTTCTTTGGGTTCGTGGTAATTTGTTTATTCCGGATGCCCGTGTTTTTTGGGTAAAACCGTCAGTGGCTTATCTTGAGAAATACATCAAGGAGAATGATATTGATACGATTGTTACTTCGGGGCCGCCACATAGTCTACATTTAATAGGTCTGGAATTAAAAGAAAAATTAAATGTAAAATGGTTTGCTGATTTTCGTGATCCATGGACTACAATTGGATATCATAAAGCTTTGCGTTTGTCGGGTTATGCCGCCAAAAAGCATAAAAACCTCGAACATAAAGTACTCAACAGTGCCGATACCATTATTGTCACAAGTAAAACAACAAAAGTAGAGTTTGAGGCCATTACCAACAAGCGAATTTCAGTGATTACCAATGGTTATGACATCGAAAATGTAGAGAAACAAACATTAGATACAAAATTTACGTTGGCACATATCGGATCTTTTTTATCCGATCGAAATCCTCGATTTTTATGGGAATGTCTCGTAGAACTGCTTCAGGAAGTTCCTGAGTTTAAATCACATTTAGAAATCAAATTAATTGGAGCAGTAAGTCAGGAAGTATTGGATGCTATCACTGAATTTGATTTGAAAAATTATTTGAATCTTTTAGGATACGTTTCGCATCATGAAGCGATAGCACACCAAAAGAAATCACAGGTTTTGCTTTTAATCGAAATTAATTCCGAAGATACTAAAAGTATAATTCCGGGTAAATTATTCGAATATATGGTGTCCAATCGACCAATAATAGCCATCGGACCTCAGGGTTCTGATTTTGCCGATATTATAAAAGAAACCAATACGGGAGTATTTTTTGATTATTCTGAAAAAGCGAAGTTAAAAAGTGTAATTTTGGACTTTTATAATCAGTTTTTAGAAGGGAAACTACAGGCCAATGGTGTTGGTTTACAACAATATTCCAGAAAGAATCTAACCAAGCAATTAGCACAGTTGATTAACTAA
- a CDS encoding lipopolysaccharide biosynthesis protein, producing MGIVLNQSFKNTIITYIGFGIGAINTLYLYPVFLGATFYGLTNYVTSCANVIMPLFAIGMQNTLVKFYSQYQTEEEKSRFLSFTVLFPLLLIIPLLLIGLVFYDEILFFLSKKNAIVRSYIWLIPFIGLCMAYFEIFYAWLRVNMHSVFGNFVKEVGLRLFSLFLLIGVYYNWLSVEGFVYATAILYFLAFLITMLYAFSIQKPTFQFTIPANTKDILVYTFYIILSGSVANLLLDGDKMILNQYMQIENIAFYSVATYIALVISVPSRAMHQIVYPITAKLMHDNKHDELNQLYKKTSINLQIVGGFVMLCIFVNIGQLYELVPKEYSGGIAVVFMIGLSKYFDLILGNNNAIIFNTKYYRMVLYLGLMLVALTVILNMIFIPIFGIFGSAFATLLSITLYSLAKLLFVVKRLHLYPFTIQTIYSMLITFALFLLFYFWEFPFYQLVSIALKSILVTILYVYLNYKFAISPDINKVIDTILKKIRIKI from the coding sequence ATGGGTATTGTTTTAAATCAGTCTTTCAAGAATACAATTATCACTTATATAGGTTTCGGTATTGGAGCCATCAATACACTTTATTTGTATCCGGTTTTTTTGGGTGCAACCTTTTATGGCTTAACTAATTATGTGACTTCTTGCGCCAATGTGATTATGCCTTTATTTGCGATTGGGATGCAAAATACTTTGGTTAAATTTTATTCGCAATATCAAACTGAGGAAGAAAAATCCCGTTTTCTATCCTTTACGGTTTTATTTCCTTTGTTATTAATAATCCCGCTTTTACTGATAGGTCTTGTTTTTTATGATGAGATTCTGTTTTTTTTGTCAAAAAAGAATGCGATTGTTAGAAGCTATATATGGTTAATACCTTTTATTGGATTGTGCATGGCCTATTTTGAGATTTTTTATGCCTGGTTGCGGGTAAATATGCATTCCGTTTTTGGAAATTTTGTAAAGGAAGTGGGGCTGCGATTATTTTCATTATTTCTATTAATAGGTGTTTATTATAATTGGCTTAGCGTTGAAGGTTTTGTGTATGCGACGGCAATTTTATATTTTTTGGCATTCCTGATAACCATGTTATATGCATTTAGTATTCAGAAGCCAACTTTTCAGTTTACAATACCTGCAAATACAAAAGATATACTGGTATATACTTTTTATATTATTTTATCCGGAAGTGTTGCTAATTTGCTTTTGGATGGGGATAAAATGATATTAAATCAATATATGCAGATAGAAAATATTGCTTTCTATTCTGTTGCTACCTATATTGCACTGGTTATTTCGGTTCCAAGCCGCGCTATGCATCAGATTGTATATCCAATTACAGCAAAATTAATGCATGATAACAAACATGATGAGTTGAATCAACTTTACAAAAAAACGTCAATTAACCTACAGATTGTGGGTGGTTTTGTAATGCTTTGCATATTTGTAAATATCGGTCAGTTATACGAGTTGGTTCCAAAAGAATACAGTGGTGGAATTGCAGTTGTATTTATGATTGGCTTGTCTAAATACTTTGATTTAATTTTAGGAAACAATAATGCGATCATTTTTAATACTAAATATTACCGTATGGTGTTGTATTTAGGATTAATGCTGGTTGCGTTGACCGTAATTTTAAACATGATTTTTATTCCAATTTTTGGAATTTTCGGATCTGCTTTTGCTACTTTATTATCGATTACCTTATATAGTTTGGCAAAACTGCTTTTTGTGGTGAAAAGGCTTCATTTGTATCCTTTTACTATTCAGACAATATATTCGATGTTAATTACATTTGCATTGTTTTTATTGTTTTACTTTTGGGAATTCCCTTTTTATCAATTGGTTAGTATTGCTTTAAAGTCAATTTTAGTAACCATTTTATATGTTTATTTAAATTATAAATTTGCGATTTCTCCTGATATCAATAAAGTAATCGATACTATATTAAAAAAGATAAGAATTAAAATTTAG